From Chryseobacterium sp. IHB B 17019, one genomic window encodes:
- a CDS encoding GLPGLI family protein translates to MSKIFKVYICLGLIFNSLAFSQDLSIIYKFKKGGGEIGTYQLDIFKDHSIFYASNYCLKDQGAKSYLAIYKQNATPDIITLLDKADDTYIYTQKPNVLNWKILNENKIVGGYKAQKAEVFYKDEKWIAWFTADIPFQDGAFIFKGLPGLILNIENENYKFELSEINKSQAYCDIKIDDRKEIPYDKYENLFKNVSTKSNNLIENISNLNLGLEVDFKSTGEKINTVNILREIL, encoded by the coding sequence ATGTCTAAAATTTTTAAAGTATATATTTGTTTAGGATTGATTTTTAATTCCTTAGCTTTCTCACAAGATTTATCTATTATTTATAAATTTAAAAAAGGTGGAGGAGAGATAGGAACCTATCAATTAGATATTTTTAAGGATCATAGCATTTTTTATGCTTCTAATTATTGCCTAAAAGATCAAGGTGCAAAATCTTATTTAGCAATATATAAACAGAACGCAACCCCTGATATAATTACATTATTAGATAAAGCAGATGATACTTATATTTACACCCAAAAGCCAAATGTTTTGAATTGGAAAATTCTAAATGAAAATAAAATAGTCGGAGGATACAAAGCACAGAAAGCCGAGGTTTTTTATAAAGATGAAAAATGGATTGCCTGGTTTACTGCCGATATTCCCTTTCAGGACGGCGCTTTCATATTCAAAGGTTTGCCCGGTTTAATTTTAAATATTGAAAATGAGAATTACAAATTTGAATTATCAGAAATAAACAAAAGCCAGGCTTATTGTGATATTAAAATTGATGATAGAAAAGAAATTCCTTACGATAAATATGAAAATCTTTTCAAAAATGTTTCAACTAAAAGTAATAATCTTATTGAAAATATTTCGAATTTAAACTTAGGGTTAGAAGTGGATTTTAAATCTACTGGTGAAAAGATAAATACAGTAAATATTTTAAGGGAAATTCTATAA